In a genomic window of Anser cygnoides isolate HZ-2024a breed goose chromosome 28, Taihu_goose_T2T_genome, whole genome shotgun sequence:
- the LOC136787196 gene encoding olfactory receptor 14C36-like gives MVKSRALRSSSGLPIQRQQISVRRRIKYPTAAESLSIPFVQEDQMSNSSSITEFLLLPFADTRELQLLHFALFLAIYLAALLGNGLILTAVACDHRLHTPMYFFLLNLAILDLGCISTTLPKAVANSLWDTRAISYSGCAAQVFFFFFLFSAEYSLLTIMAYDRYVAICKPLHYGSLLGSRACAQMVAAAWGSGVLYALLHTTNTFSLPLCQGNAVEQFFCEVPQILKLSCTDSYLREVGFLMFSAFLGFGCFVFILLSYVQIFMAVLRMPSEQGRHKIFSTCLPQLFVVSLFLSTVIFGYLKTPSVSSPSLDLVVAVLYSVVPPVVNPLIYSMRNKELRDAVRKVASWVFLNIDKFLLFLQK, from the exons ATGGTGAAAAGCAGGGCGCTGAGATCCTCCTCAG GCCTCCCTATTCAGAGGCAGCAGATCTCCGTTCGCAGGAGGATCAAATATCCAACAGCAGCTGAATCTCTGTCCA TTCCCTTTGTCCAGGAAgatcagatgtccaacagcagctccatcaccgagttcctcctcctgccattcgcagacacgcgggagctgcagctcctgcacttcgcgctcttcctggccatctacctggctgccctcctgggcaacggcctcatcctcaccgccgtagcctgcgaccaccgcctccacacccccatgtacttcttcctcctcaacctcgccatcctcgacctgggctgcatctccaccactctccccaaagccgtggccaattccctctgggacaccagggccatttcctactcagggtgtgctgcacaggtctttttcttcttctttttgttttcagcagagtattctcttctcaccatcatggcctatgaccgctacgttgccatctgcaagcccctgcactacgggagcctcctgggcagcagagcttgtgcccagatggtagcagctgcctggggcagtggggttctctatgctctgctgcacactaccaatacattttccctgcccctctgccaaggcaatgctgtggagcagttcttctgtgaagttccccagatcctcaagctctcctgcacagactcctacctcagggaagttggatTTCTCATGTTCAGTGCTTTTTTGgggtttggctgttttgttttcatcttgctgtcctatgtgcagatcttcatggcagtgctgaggatgccctcggagcagggacggcacaaaATCTTCTCCACATGCCTCCCTCAGCTGtttgtggtctccctgtttctcagcactgtcATATTTGGCTACCTGAAGACCCCCTCcgtctcttccccatccctggatctggtggtggcagttctgtactcggtggtgcctccagtagtgaaccccctcatctacagcatgagaaacaaggagctcagAGATGCTGTTAGAAAAGTAGCTTCATGGGTGTTTCTGAATATTGAtaaatttctcctctttctccaaaagTGA
- the LOC136787255 gene encoding olfactory receptor 14J1-like — protein MYFFLLNLALLDLGCISTTLPKAVANSLWDTRAISYMGCVAQEFLFVFLMSSDYSLLTIMAYDRYVAICKPLHYGSLLGSRACAQMAAAAWGSGVLYALLHTANTFSLPLCGGNAVDQFFCEIPQILKLSCSHSYHRDLRLLAFSSLLFLGCFIFIVLSYVQIFKAMLRMPSEQGRHKAFSTCVPHLVVVSLLIVTGMFAYLKPPSIFSPALDLVVAVLYSVVPPALNPLIYSMRMQALKDAIVKVLLWTFFRNHKCPISLHR, from the coding sequence atgtacttcttcctcctcaacctcgccctcctcgacctgggctgcatctccaccactctccccaaagccgtggccaattccctctgggacaccagggccatttcctacaTGGGATGTGTTGCACAGgaatttctgtttgtctttttgaTGTCATCAGACtattctcttctcaccatcatggcctatgaccgctacgttgccatctgcaagcccctgcactacgggagcctcctgggcagcagggcttgtgcccagatggcagcagctgcctggggcagtggggttctctatgctctgctgcacactgccaatacattttccctgcccctctgcggAGGCAATGccgtggaccagttcttctgtgaaatcccccagatcctcaagctctcctgctcacatTCCTACCATAGGGATCTTAGACTTCTCGCATTTAGTAGTCTTCTGTTTTtgggctgttttattttcattgttctcTCCTACGTTCAGATCTTCAAGGCtatgctgaggatgccctctgagcagggacggcacaaagccttttccacatgtGTCCCTCATTTGGTCGTGGTCTCTTTGTTAATCGTCactggcatgtttgcctacctgaagcccccctctatcttttccccagccctggacctggtggtggcagttctttACTCTGTGGTTCCCccagcactgaaccccctcatctacagcatgaggatgCAAGCACTAAAGGATGCTATTGTGAAAGTGCTTTTATGGACATTTTTCAGGAATCATAAATGTCCCATATCTCTCCACAGGTGA